The genomic segment TGGGCGGGATCTCAAGCTGTATGACCCGCTGGAAATCAACTGCGCCTGGGTGCTCGATTTCCCGCTCGTCACCTTCAATGCCGAAGAAAACCGCTGGGATGCCGAGCATCACCCGTTCTGCGCCGTGCATCCGGAAGACGTCGGTTACTTCGAAACCGATCCGTCGAAGATTCGCGCTCAGTCGTACGACCTCGTCTGCAACGGCTACGAGTCGGCCAGCGGCAGCGTGCGTATTCACGACTCGCAGATTCAGCAGAAGATTTTCGACCTGTTGAAGATCCCCGCTGCAGACGCCGAAGTCCGCTTCGGGTTCCTGCTGCAGGCACTGCGATATGGTGCTCCCCCGCACGCAGGCATCGCGCTGGGCCTGGACCGGTGGATCATGATGTTCACCGGCAGCGACAACATTCGCGACGTGATTGCGTTCCCGAAAACGCAGAAGGCCTCTGACCTGATGCTCGGCGCGCCGTCGGATGTCGACGCGAAGCAGCTTCGCGATCTGCACATCAAGATCGATGTTCCGAAGTAGCAATCAGCTGTCAGCGGTCAGCAGATTTTGAATTCAATTTCTCAACGCTCATCGCTCAACCCTCAACGACGGTTCACTTGAGATTTGAGAATTGCCTGTCGGGTCTGAACAATGGCCGAACCAGAGACCGATCGACAGCTGGCGGCCGGATCGAAGCAGGCATCGCTGCGGATGTGGGACGTCGTCAGCCTGATGGTGGGCATCGTCGTCGGCGTCAGCATCTTCAAGGTGCCAGGCAGCGTGTTCGCGCTGACGGGAAGTCCTGAACTGGCATTGGGAATCTGGGCCGGCGGAGCGTTTCTCGCCTTCTGTGGAGCGCTCTGTTACGCGGAACTCGCGGCGGCCTATCCCGAGTTCGGGGCCGAGTATATTTACCTCGCCCGGGCGTATGGCCGTCGCTGTGCGTTTCTGTTTGCGTGGCTGAATGTCTGCGCCGTGCTGCCCGGCAATATCGGTGCGGCGTCGTTTGTGTTTGCAGGCTATGCGGGACAACTGAGCCCTAGATTGGCTCATTCACCGGGTCTGGTCGCGGCAGGGGCCATTCTCGCCCTGATGCTGTTGCAGTTCGCAGGGATGGTGGCGGGACGCCGCGTGCAGAACATCCTCACCGGCACCAAGGTGATCGCACTCGCGGCGATTCTGCTGTGCGGCCTGCTGTTGCCGGCGGCGCCGGCGGAAGTGCGCGCACCACCCGCCCCTTTGCAGTGGAATCAGATCGGACTTGCTCTGGTCTTTGTCCTCTATGCCTACGGCGGCTGGAACGATGCCGCGACAGTCACGCCTGAGGTGCGCGATTGCCGCCGGAATGTTCCTCGTGCGCTGCTGCTGGGACTGACGCTCATTGCCGGGCTCTATCTGGCGCTGAACTATTCGTTCCTGCGGGTGCTGGGGTTCAACGCGGCGAGTGCCTCTGAAGCACCGGCGGCGGAGCTGATGCATCGCGCGCTGGGTCCAGCGTTTTCCACATTGATGAGCCTGATCGTCATGGCCTCGGCCCTGGGGGCGATCAACGGGATGATGTTTTCGGGTTGCCGGTTGCTGGCGGCCGTGGGCGAAGATTTTCGACTCTTCCGCGGCTGGAACTATTGGAATCGCCGTCAGGTTCCGGTGTGGTCGCTGCTGACCATCGCAGGCATCTCACTCTTACTGACAGTGCTGGTGGGATTGGAAGCAGGTCGTGGAGGCATTGGCCTCGCCGCGCAAACGGTGGGGCTCGCCGCACCGGACTGGGAGAAATACGGAGGCGGCTTCAACATGTTGGTTGCGGCGTCCGCCCCGCTGTTCTGGGCGTTCTTCATGCTTTCCGGCGTCTCGCTGATCGTGTTGCGATTTCGCGATTCCAGGCGCGAACGACCGTTCCGAACGCCGGCGTATCCGTTGCCGGCGTTCGTGTTCATTGTCTCTGCCGGCTTCATGCTGTGGAGCAGCCTGAGCTATGCCGGATTGATCACGCTCTTGCTGCTGCCGGCGCTCGTCAGCGGACTGGTTTTGGCGGCGATTCAACGCCCGCTCAAGCAAGAAGACTCTTCCTTAAGAACCGTTCAGACCGACTGATGCGGTTCCAGGTCCGGCTTGGGTTCGTCGGGCGGCACGCTCGGCTGTTCCACCTGACCGCGGCTTTGCAGAAATCGGGCGGCAAGCCAGCACAAGAGCGCCCAGCTGAGTCCGGCCATCCATCCGGCGGCGACATCGGTCGGATAATGCACCCCCAGAAAGACCCGACTGCAGCCGACGGCGAAGGTGAGAAACAGCGCCACGGCGATCACATAAACCTTCAGTCTTTTGCGGCCGACGGCCGTGGCAATCAAGGTTCCGAGGGTCAGGTAAATGATGGCTGCGTTCATACTGTGACCGCTGGGGAAACTGGTCGAGGCCACCGTATCAAGATGCGGAACAATGTCCGGCCGGGGACGCTGGAAGAGATCCTTCAGCACTGAACTCAACAGGTAGCCGCTCGTCGCCGACGCGAACAAGAACAGCGCGAGATGCTGTTTCTTGTCCAGCCACAGGTAACCGGTCACGATCAGCGTAAAGAAGATCAGACAGCCGTACCCCCCCAGCGAGGTCGTATCCCGGGCAACTTCCGCGAGCCAGACCGGACCCACTGGAATGGCCGGGTTTTCCGGCGTTCGCAAAGCTCTCAGCAGCCAGCGGTCGAACTGATGCGTTTCCCCTTCAGACACTTCGTCGGCAAGATGCACGAACGACATGCCCGCGGCGAGCAGCAAGAGCATCGAGACGAGCACCGCCGGTTCGCGTCCGCCAAACCAGACCACCCAGCCATGTCCAAACTGGTGGATGCGGTCCCACAGCTTGCTGGCGTGAGAACGGCTCGAGTGTGGCAGATTTCCGGAACTCGCGCTGTCCATATCTCAGTTGTCTTCTCAGAAACGACGTGAAATCCACAACCGCAGGCAAAGTGCCAATCTTCAGCGTTTCATTCTACGCGAGGAATCCCGGCTCACCAGCCTGTTCCGAAGTCACTCGGGAACGTCGGACGACTTTTTTGCGATCGGCTGCATAAAGAACCACCTCGCGGTTGACGCGGGCGACGGCGGCAGGTCGAGCCGTTTCGCCTGCATGGAGAACGATACCGGACCGTTCGAAAGCTCGTGAATTAAACAGTTCGACGGTCTTCCATCTCTGAAAGAAATGAAACGTCAGTGCGTAGTCGACCGGCAGGCCGTGGCGGTCGAACCCGCCTCCCGCGCCAGGTCTGGGTCTGAAACAATCTTGTCCGTCAAAGCGAGAACTCGTTTGGCAGCTTCAAGTGACCCGAGCGACAAACCGTCACAACACTTGTTGACATTTATGGCAACAGCGTCAAAGATGGAATGTCAGCAGGAGCGCTTGCCTTGCCCTACTTCACATTCTTCTGGACTCCAGACAACGAGCTTCACATCGCGGAACATGGAGTGACGACCGAGGAATTCGAGGAAGTGGTCATGGACCCGGATGAAGTGACGCTGAGTCGCACATCAGGGCTTCCAGCCGCCTTCGGAATGACGTCGTCTGGCAAATACCTGTGCTGCATCTACGAAGAATTCAACGATTTGCAGATCCATCCTGTTACTGCATTCGA from the Planctomicrobium piriforme genome contains:
- a CDS encoding APC family permease, with protein sequence MAEPETDRQLAAGSKQASLRMWDVVSLMVGIVVGVSIFKVPGSVFALTGSPELALGIWAGGAFLAFCGALCYAELAAAYPEFGAEYIYLARAYGRRCAFLFAWLNVCAVLPGNIGAASFVFAGYAGQLSPRLAHSPGLVAAGAILALMLLQFAGMVAGRRVQNILTGTKVIALAAILLCGLLLPAAPAEVRAPPAPLQWNQIGLALVFVLYAYGGWNDAATVTPEVRDCRRNVPRALLLGLTLIAGLYLALNYSFLRVLGFNAASASEAPAAELMHRALGPAFSTLMSLIVMASALGAINGMMFSGCRLLAAVGEDFRLFRGWNYWNRRQVPVWSLLTIAGISLLLTVLVGLEAGRGGIGLAAQTVGLAAPDWEKYGGGFNMLVAASAPLFWAFFMLSGVSLIVLRFRDSRRERPFRTPAYPLPAFVFIVSAGFMLWSSLSYAGLITLLLLPALVSGLVLAAIQRPLKQEDSSLRTVQTD
- a CDS encoding phosphatase PAP2 family protein, giving the protein MDSASSGNLPHSSRSHASKLWDRIHQFGHGWVVWFGGREPAVLVSMLLLLAAGMSFVHLADEVSEGETHQFDRWLLRALRTPENPAIPVGPVWLAEVARDTTSLGGYGCLIFFTLIVTGYLWLDKKQHLALFLFASATSGYLLSSVLKDLFQRPRPDIVPHLDTVASTSFPSGHSMNAAIIYLTLGTLIATAVGRKRLKVYVIAVALFLTFAVGCSRVFLGVHYPTDVAAGWMAGLSWALLCWLAARFLQSRGQVEQPSVPPDEPKPDLEPHQSV